From Eleftheria terrae, the proteins below share one genomic window:
- a CDS encoding type VI secretion system Vgr family protein translates to MNLSDLTDALASVFAEQAFDEVNRPMRMRLAGRHGVLDKVLLLQRIDIRESLCGGIEGHITCLSTRSDLPLQQFNALPLEVQLVTDSGRLRPICGLVTAARRGQSDGSLTSYQLTLSDALGVMERRVNSRVFRNLSVLEITRVLLDEWLQRYPALARSFTYELLRLEASRYPKREFIRQANETDAAFLRRLWKRSGLAWFFRPVAGEGKDDTPRHQLVLFDDAMQLPQNAAGEIRYHRLDGTERRDSITLWASAVQLVPGSTRRSSYDYKVSGISQVEETTVIDQGESGNEFAALLQDAVVEPPHAGDSYADHQRLTRLRMLRHEFEAACTHGSGGNRDQAVGEWNSIAGHPELDTRSAEQRQYITIELHHEGDNNLPKELNDRAQALFAACESNVPGWARGRLSSDSTGRAHAQQRYRNRFIAVQRGTPLVPAWNPKQDLPPTPPTTAIVVGPEGEEVWCDEQGRVKIQFPGLNARDHEHGQGAGTSGTDGDSAWVRWMTLWAGAHYGLDAIPRVGMEVKVEFADGDPDRPYIAGVLHGSTTPPVNFSHVGSLPGNKHLTGLKTKEVHGQRYNQVRADDTPGEISLQAASEHGHSQLNLGYLTHPRQDGRADRRGEGFELRTDESGTIRTAKGLLISAWKRLNASDGQLARTEYETLMEECLELFKTLGKYAAEHQALAIDDKPQDELKQAVREWEAGSNTDPKSPPGGAPSIGVTAPAGISFATPKCLVSYAGANIDTVAQQHLQLTSGQRFNVNAGKGLSLFSHHDGLKAISHHGKLQLQSQHDDTQVDSAKDIVLRAQGSITLMAKDIKLISESGSFIKIDGDITLGTSGNISSKASSFPHSGPATMGTELPQFSEGAADQRFQLLYGAGVDALPAANRRFEITMSDGRTVAGLSDAEGKTEVLQSDAMHIANIRIFKD, encoded by the coding sequence ATGAATCTGTCTGACCTGACAGACGCACTCGCGAGCGTCTTTGCCGAGCAGGCGTTTGACGAGGTCAATCGTCCGATGCGCATGCGCCTGGCAGGGCGCCACGGCGTGCTTGACAAGGTGCTGCTGCTCCAACGGATCGACATCCGCGAATCATTGTGCGGCGGCATCGAGGGCCATATCACTTGCCTCAGCACTCGATCGGATCTGCCGCTGCAGCAGTTCAATGCGCTGCCATTGGAAGTGCAGTTGGTGACCGACAGCGGGCGTCTGCGTCCCATCTGCGGTCTCGTGACGGCGGCCCGACGCGGCCAGTCGGACGGCTCGTTGACGTCGTACCAGTTGACCCTGAGCGATGCGCTCGGTGTCATGGAACGGCGCGTCAACAGCCGGGTGTTTCGCAACCTGAGCGTGCTGGAGATCACACGGGTGCTCCTGGACGAGTGGCTGCAACGCTACCCAGCGCTGGCCCGTTCATTCACCTATGAACTGCTTCGTCTTGAAGCCAGTCGCTACCCCAAGCGCGAGTTCATCCGCCAGGCCAACGAAACCGACGCGGCCTTTCTCCGCCGGCTGTGGAAGCGGTCGGGATTGGCGTGGTTCTTCCGTCCTGTGGCTGGCGAGGGCAAGGACGACACGCCGCGGCACCAATTGGTGCTGTTTGATGACGCGATGCAGCTGCCCCAGAACGCGGCGGGGGAGATTCGCTATCACCGCCTGGACGGTACGGAGCGGCGCGACAGCATCACGCTGTGGGCTTCGGCGGTCCAACTGGTGCCGGGTAGCACGCGGCGCAGCAGCTACGACTACAAGGTATCGGGCATCAGCCAGGTCGAAGAGACCACGGTGATCGATCAAGGCGAGAGCGGCAACGAGTTCGCGGCGCTGCTGCAGGATGCGGTGGTTGAGCCGCCGCATGCTGGTGACAGCTACGCAGATCATCAGCGGCTGACGCGGTTGCGCATGCTGCGCCATGAGTTCGAGGCGGCTTGTACTCACGGCAGCGGCGGCAATCGTGACCAGGCGGTCGGGGAATGGAACTCCATCGCCGGCCATCCGGAGTTGGACACTCGCTCCGCTGAGCAACGCCAGTACATCACCATCGAGCTGCACCACGAGGGCGACAACAATCTGCCCAAGGAGCTGAACGACCGCGCACAGGCGCTTTTCGCGGCGTGTGAGAGCAACGTCCCCGGTTGGGCGAGAGGCCGCCTGTCCAGCGATAGCACGGGCCGCGCTCATGCCCAGCAGCGCTATCGCAATCGGTTCATTGCGGTGCAGCGCGGCACGCCGCTGGTCCCGGCATGGAATCCCAAGCAGGACCTGCCGCCCACACCACCCACCACGGCCATCGTGGTTGGTCCCGAAGGGGAGGAAGTGTGGTGCGACGAGCAAGGCCGCGTGAAGATCCAGTTCCCCGGCTTGAACGCCCGTGACCACGAGCACGGGCAGGGCGCCGGGACCAGTGGCACCGACGGGGACAGTGCCTGGGTGCGCTGGATGACCCTGTGGGCCGGGGCGCACTATGGCCTGGATGCCATTCCGCGCGTTGGCATGGAGGTCAAAGTCGAGTTTGCTGACGGCGATCCCGATCGGCCGTACATCGCCGGTGTACTCCACGGTTCCACCACACCGCCGGTCAACTTCAGCCACGTGGGCAGCCTGCCCGGCAACAAGCACCTGACAGGCCTCAAGACCAAGGAGGTGCACGGTCAGCGCTACAACCAGGTGCGGGCGGACGACACTCCGGGCGAGATTAGCCTACAGGCCGCCAGCGAGCACGGGCACAGCCAGCTCAACCTGGGCTACTTGACGCATCCTCGGCAAGACGGCAGAGCAGATCGCCGGGGAGAAGGCTTCGAGTTGCGTACTGACGAGAGCGGCACGATCCGCACCGCCAAAGGTCTGCTGATCTCCGCATGGAAGCGCCTCAACGCGAGCGACGGCCAGCTCGCGCGGACGGAATATGAAACGCTGATGGAAGAGTGCCTCGAGCTGTTCAAGACGCTCGGCAAGTACGCCGCTGAGCACCAGGCTCTGGCAATCGATGACAAGCCTCAGGACGAACTGAAACAGGCGGTCCGAGAGTGGGAGGCCGGCAGCAACACCGACCCGAAGTCACCGCCGGGCGGCGCGCCCAGTATCGGTGTCACGGCGCCCGCCGGTATCAGCTTCGCCACGCCGAAGTGCCTCGTCAGCTATGCCGGGGCGAACATCGACACCGTGGCCCAGCAGCACCTGCAGCTCACCAGCGGCCAGCGTTTCAACGTCAATGCCGGCAAGGGGCTCAGCCTCTTCTCCCATCATGACGGGCTGAAGGCGATCTCGCACCACGGCAAGCTGCAGCTGCAAAGCCAACACGACGATACGCAGGTCGATTCGGCCAAGGACATCGTCCTGCGGGCCCAAGGCAGCATCACCTTGATGGCCAAGGACATCAAGCTCATCAGCGAGTCGGGCTCCTTCATCAAGATTGACGGCGACATCACGCTGGGTACGAGCGGCAACATCTCCAGCAAGGCATCCAGCTTCCCTCACTCAGGGCCGGCGACGATGGGTACCGAGCTTCCGCAGTTTTCAGAAGGCGCTGCCGATCAGCGGTTCCAGTTGCTGTACGGGGCGGGCGTCGATGCACTGCCGGCTGCCAACCGACGGTTCGAGATCACCATGAGTGACGGGCGGACGGTTGCCGGCCTGAGCGACGCCGAGGGCAAGACCGAAGTGCTGCAGAGCGACGCCATGCACATTGCCAACATCCGCATCTTCAAAGATTAA